A genomic stretch from Bradyrhizobium sp. 195 includes:
- a CDS encoding malonate--CoA ligase, with product MNPAANANLFSRLFDGLDDPKRLAIETHDGAHISYGDLIARAGQMANVLVARGVKPGDRVAVQVEKSVANIVLYLGTVRAGAVYLPLNTAYTLNELDYFIGDAEPSLVVCDPSKAEGLAPIAAKVKAKVETLGPDGKGSLTDAADKASSQFATVARANDDLAAILYTSGTTGRSKGAMLSHDNLASNSLSLVGYWRFTDKDVLIHALPIYHTHGLFVATNVTLFARASMIFLPKLDPDLIIRLMARATVLMGVPTFYTRLLQNPALSRDTTKHMRLFISGSAPLLAETHREWSARTGHAVLERYGMTETNMNTSNPYDGERVPGAVGFPLPGVAVRVTEPETGKELPREDIGVIEVKGPNVFKGYWRMPEKTKAEFRDDGFFITGDLGKIDAKGYVHILGRGKDLVISGGFNVYPKEIESEIDAMPGVIESAVIGVPHADFGEGVTAVLVRQPGASIDEAAVLRGLDGRLAKFKMPKRVFVVDELPRNTMGKVQKNVLRDMYKDIYAKK from the coding sequence ATGAACCCAGCTGCCAACGCCAACCTGTTTTCCCGCCTGTTCGACGGCCTGGACGATCCCAAGCGCCTCGCGATCGAGACGCATGACGGCGCCCATATCAGCTATGGCGATTTGATCGCGCGAGCGGGGCAAATGGCGAATGTGCTGGTCGCGCGCGGCGTGAAGCCGGGCGACCGCGTCGCGGTGCAGGTCGAAAAGTCCGTCGCCAACATCGTGCTGTATCTCGGCACGGTGCGGGCCGGCGCAGTCTATTTGCCACTCAACACAGCCTACACGCTGAACGAGCTCGATTACTTCATCGGCGATGCCGAGCCGTCGCTTGTGGTCTGCGATCCCTCGAAGGCGGAAGGGCTCGCCCCGATCGCTGCCAAGGTGAAGGCCAAGGTCGAGACGCTTGGGCCTGACGGCAAAGGCTCGCTGACGGACGCCGCCGACAAGGCGAGCAGCCAGTTCGCGACCGTGGCGCGGGCAAATGACGATCTCGCCGCGATCCTCTACACGTCCGGCACCACAGGCCGCTCCAAGGGCGCGATGCTCAGCCACGACAATCTCGCGTCGAACTCGCTCTCGCTCGTCGGCTATTGGCGCTTCACCGACAAGGACGTGCTGATCCACGCGCTGCCGATCTATCACACCCACGGCCTGTTCGTTGCGACCAACGTGACGTTGTTCGCGCGGGCGTCGATGATCTTCCTGCCGAAGCTCGATCCGGATCTGATCATCAGGCTGATGGCGCGCGCCACCGTGCTGATGGGCGTGCCGACCTTCTACACGCGACTTCTGCAAAATCCCGCGCTGTCGCGCGACACCACGAAGCACATGCGGCTGTTCATTTCGGGCTCGGCACCGCTGCTGGCGGAGACCCACCGCGAATGGTCGGCGCGCACCGGCCATGCCGTGCTCGAGCGCTACGGCATGACCGAGACCAACATGAACACCTCGAACCCCTACGACGGCGAGCGCGTGCCCGGCGCCGTCGGCTTTCCCCTGCCCGGCGTCGCTGTGCGCGTGACCGAGCCCGAGACCGGGAAAGAGCTGCCTCGCGAAGACATCGGCGTGATCGAGGTGAAGGGCCCGAACGTCTTCAAGGGCTATTGGCGCATGCCGGAGAAGACCAAGGCCGAATTCCGCGACGACGGCTTCTTCATCACCGGCGATCTCGGCAAGATCGACGCCAAGGGCTACGTCCACATTCTCGGCCGCGGCAAGGATCTCGTCATTTCCGGCGGCTTCAACGTCTATCCCAAGGAGATCGAGAGCGAGATCGACGCCATGCCTGGCGTGATCGAATCCGCCGTGATCGGCGTGCCCCATGCCGATTTCGGCGAGGGCGTCACCGCCGTCCTGGTGCGCCAGCCCGGCGCAAGCATTGACGAAGCGGCCGTGCTGAGAGGCCTCGACGGACGCCTCGCCAAATTCAAGATGCCCAAGCGCGTCTTCGTCGTCGACGAGCTGCCGCGCAACACCATGGGCAAGGTGCAGAAGAACGTGCTGCGGGATATGTACAAGGATATCTACGCGAAGAAATGA
- a CDS encoding sulfite exporter TauE/SafE family protein codes for MIAGLDIKEIIELALLLIATGALSGFLAGVFGIGGGAILVPVLYECFRIVGVPLEVRMPLCIGTSLAIIIPTSLRSFQAHYRRGAVDMTILRLWWLPIVLGVIAGSVVARYAPERLFKIVFVCVAYAAAARLIFAREAWKLGGDMPKGLLMRAYGFCVGILSTLMGIGGGLFSNLLMTFYGRPIHQAVATSSALAVLISIPGALGYIYAGWPAAATYPAVAALQIPFALGYVSLIGAVLVMPMSLVTAPLGVRAAHAMSKRTLEVAFGCYLFIVGSRFVMSLVGGL; via the coding sequence GTGATTGCAGGTCTTGATATCAAGGAGATCATCGAGCTCGCGCTGTTGCTGATCGCAACGGGCGCGCTTTCGGGATTTCTGGCCGGCGTGTTCGGCATCGGCGGCGGCGCGATTCTGGTGCCCGTGCTCTACGAATGTTTCCGCATCGTTGGCGTGCCCCTGGAGGTGCGGATGCCGCTCTGCATCGGCACCTCGCTTGCCATCATCATCCCGACCTCGCTTCGCTCGTTCCAGGCGCATTACCGGCGCGGCGCCGTCGACATGACGATCCTCCGCCTCTGGTGGCTGCCGATCGTCCTCGGCGTCATCGCCGGCAGCGTGGTGGCACGCTACGCGCCGGAGCGGCTGTTCAAGATCGTCTTCGTCTGTGTCGCCTACGCCGCTGCGGCGCGGCTGATCTTCGCGCGCGAGGCCTGGAAGCTCGGTGGTGACATGCCCAAGGGATTGTTGATGCGCGCCTACGGCTTCTGCGTCGGCATCCTCTCGACCTTGATGGGCATCGGCGGCGGCCTGTTCTCCAATCTCCTGATGACCTTCTACGGCCGCCCGATCCACCAGGCGGTCGCGACCTCGTCGGCGCTGGCGGTGCTGATCTCGATCCCCGGCGCGCTCGGCTACATCTATGCCGGCTGGCCGGCGGCGGCGACCTATCCAGCGGTCGCAGCGCTGCAAATCCCGTTCGCACTCGGCTACGTCTCGCTGATCGGCGCCGTGCTGGTGATGCCCATGAGTCTTGTGACGGCGCCGCTCGGCGTGAGAGCCGCGCATGCGATGTCGAAGAGGACGCTGGAAGTGGCGTTCGGATGTTATCTGTTTATCGTCGGCAGCCGGTTCGTGATGAGCTTGGTTGGTGGGTTGTGA